GATCAGACCTACTTAATATGGTTACTTTATTGAGGCTAGGTTTAAagggtggccactaagtgaggtttcactgtaatttttttttataagCAGCAAGTACACTATATCTAaaataatccaacaactgaatgtgttactgtataatactctcaatagcaacttgacatattatattgaaatacgtctagcaattagccaatagaattagtattacacttgtttgtcaaggtcctttgacaaaatctataatactaatttgattagaaaaatagtgtggtgtgtttatattagaagtaaatgtctgaCTTCGCAattattgttaccatagtgatacgTGCCCTAGGCATAACAActatatggttgcttagcaatagTTGCTAGGTAACCGCTGCTAAGCtaaaagtcattttgagacTATAGCAACGATTTccaggcaacggttgctaagtgtgattggtcttttgcagtggttatttttgaatttctgttgcctagtaacagttgctatggttgtcagattaatttgcaataggacagatggctgtggtattcgggattaatagttctcgcattgtaaacaggaaggaaatagtgctcagcttcgcctcgcactattttattcattcctgtttacaatgctcgcactattaatcccaaataccacagccatccgtcctattacatataccaaTAGACAAATGACTCTTAAACATGGCTGGAGGCTTCACCTATGATATCACAGGAGCTAACACAAAGGAAAATTACCATGAATTTCTGTGACACAATGGCGGACACCACTACTCCATTCTGGGTCATCTCAGCAGTAGATAGTGTGTGGTTATAAAACAGGTTTGACAAGTTGAAGTAGGCAGCTCTAACACCTGTTGGAGACATGGTCATTTGCAGCAGCAGGGGGTAGAGCTCACCTGTAGGAATGATGTAATGTTGATCATGTGATAGCATTACTCCATAAAGGTTAGCATAATCTTCTGTTCCACAGTCTGCCGTGTCAAAGCCACATTCCGCTACCCGGCACACCTACAAAcatgcatcacatgatccagatcatgtgatcagcTCACATGATCACAATAGCGGTCACCCAACCAGGAAGGAATACAGCCGGGGCTACATTGGGGGGCTCCCCCTACACCTCGGTATGGCTGTGATGTGTGCCATGACGACCCTGTACTAGTCCTATCTGTAACAAGCTgatcactatggtaacattaTGGGGTATGGCTCACTCTTGCAGTCCTCCCCATCAAAGTCACACATACTATTATTACAGGCTCGATCACAATATTTGTCGTTTATCCAGTTAGGAGGACAACCCTCAGCACAGTATGGCACCGACCATGCCATGTATACCTGCAAAAGCATGTGACCAGGATGTGATATGCACAGCAAGTGCAATTAACAAGATACCCATAtaaccaagagtccataataaagaaCTTATTGCAAGGGTATatcttttattatttactcttgttcATTGTGATAAAGATAACTTATAACAGCTGAACTACTACACTGTTATCACACATTCTAACATACTGGTTACCTTATAACCGCGGGAACCAGTCACAAAGTCCTCTGGGGTCACATGATCTCCAAACATAACATCATCATTAAGGTAGATGAAATGGCGGGATAGTCCAGGGATACGATGAAGGTGTGTCTCTATTGCAGGTGAGCTGAATGTCGGCAAGTGACTGTGATTGGTAAATATCTCCTGAGGGTGTGGTCATCACCATAGTAACAGCTGGCAGTCATGGTTACCTCATGTGTTACAATTGTCAGTCGAGGATGGTCTACTTGTAACCATGATGGTATCTGGCCATTAGTAACTAGGTAGATGCGTCGTATCCAAGGAGCAAACATGTCAACTGATCGTAATGAGTAGCGTAACTCCTAATAATGACCAGGTATGATGTAATAGTGACTATTTTATGATGTAATCACCTCATTATCATAAAATCTGTTCACTGACAAATCATCTCTTTTCTTCTCCTCCTGTCATTTCCTTATATTGAATACACCAACACACTATACACCCAccgatttattattattagaactGTTGCTATTAGCAACACCTGGTAATCTAAATGGCTGCCAGAGCAAATAGGCTTGAAAAACAATGGCATGACTCGGAGGTGTCCATAACTCTGACTGTATTCTAATATGTTAGCACATCACTATGGTGATACACACCCACCCCATTCATAACCTGATCCAATATCCCAGGTTGGTAGTAGACTAGAGACATGTTCCCTTTATGAACCAACTAACAATATCATATGAGCTAATCCAGAGATTACAAGATCCTGACATACTTGTGTCACTCCAGGTAGATGTGTCCTATTGCTAGCATTCATCACTATGGCAACATCTGGCAACTTGTGGACTCCAAATAATGTTCTATCTGTCGTCTTGACAACCATTACAGTGTAACCATAACAACAGCAGCAAATAATATTGGTGGTACTCACCACAAATGCTCTTTTGAACTTGTTGCCATGGGAACTAAATAGTAGCTGTTCCACTATTCACACACAAAACATAACAATTATGGTGATATATTACAACAAAACTAATAATCTCTGCCAACTATAACATAACAAAATGAAGTACCACATTATCTAATGAAACACGGGATACCACAATACTAATTGGTATTAAAAGTCTTGCTGTACAGAATACAAGGATGTAACCAGGATAATAAACAGATGAGGCACTAGAGTAAAGTGGCTAACATTCGACTGTTTTATTGAAGTGTTTTAAATATAAATTTTGGAGGTTTAAATGAAGCAACTACTTCAGTTGCCTCTATGTGCTGACAGACATGAGGAGGAAAGAGGATAGTGTATTTCCTTAGCCAATGAAGTTAACATGTGTACTTTGCAATGAAAAGACATACTGACACTTCATACTGCTATGTagtttataaatgtgactattCTTAATCCTCTGTCACATGAAATTGTTGATTACATTAGCTCACACAGTTCAGCCAATTGGCCTGACACATCCATACCACATGGCCTCAGGCTAATAACATGACACTCCTTCAAGGTGGTCACATGACACACGGATGatgtcacacacacatactaaccTAACTCCTGATGAGGTAATTTGATGTAATAGACTAGATCATCAGTAGTGGAGTTGAGTCTTGTGATCTCATTAGTGCCATACAATAAGGGGATGTCCCTTGTGATATCATCTGATGTCATATTTTCATTCCCCCTCCCATCCATGATCACAGCATCACATGATACACAATTCATGAACGGACAAGTGACATTACCATGGGATGAGTTCCTAAAGTACATATTACACGACACACTATGGTGAATTGTAAAACAGCCAAAAATGGGAGTAAAAagtgtgaaattaaaggtgatggccaagaaatggctacaagtAATAATGACAGCAAATCATAACAGTAAGCATAATTGCAGCTTTTTTTTCAGCACTGGTATTTTTTGAaaagctgcacccttttttcagcTTGGTTGCATGAATATATTTGCTTTGGAGCCTTGTTTTACTTGCTGCTCTTCTTTTATAAGCTCAACAAAACAATTCAAGAAAGTGTGTGTTACTTTACATTTATTTATACTTTGAACCAGCTGAACACCCTATTAAaatgtgaatgttctattagagtatcttgcagGTTTACTTATACTATCACGTTATAACGCTGACTTCAGTCACAAGCACAATTTAGGCAGATTATATTcagaccaattttcagcttgcaTTGGTCTACCGTAccaaatattattttttatAAGTTTGAGCTACAATGGTTAACCAAGATACCTATAGACTGATTTTTAACTTGATCTACAAGCTTTAATTACCCTACACGTGTGACAAAAAAAACTGTTAGACATTTGCCTCTGAAATAAGCCAACATCATTAAAGTCATTACCGTGATGACTGCTCTTCTTTGCTCTTCAGTAGTTCCAGATCTCTCAACAAAATCGGGTCTGATCCATTGACCCATGTGTACACTATGTCTACTGGTAAGTCTGGCACAAACCTGTTCATAGCGATAGTGACACACACAGAGTctagtatacatacatatgtacctcTTCTCAAAAGATTTTCCAGCAATGTTATCACGATATAAACTGAATTGTGCTTCATACTGTTCTACACTCCACTCCAGTAGAACCTGCATCATGTGAGCATATCATGTGACCACCTCATGATATGGTATACAGGGTGCATGGATCAAAATGTGCAAGGACAATCGGTACATAAAATCTTGAACCATACTGGTTAATAGAGTAATACCTCCTCTATAAGGAATGCAGCAAACAGAGCCACTAGAACCATTTCGTCGAACACAGAGACTTGCTCCTTGACAATCCCTGGCTATATAATACTCACTTGgtggccacctcagtaatgagGCCACCTTTTATAGAAGCCAACTTTAATAGAGGCAATGTCCAACAAGTCCATATGTATTTTACATTGATTTAATTTtcgttaataagaccacctcattaataaggccagtgACTACATGTATACTGCAGACCAAAACAGTAAAACTACCTCCAAGGCCAGCTGAGCaggcagtcaggtatatacggGGTATCACCTCAAAATTCACTGCTGCATAATCTAACTACCAAAACCAATATCTCTTACTCAGGCAGTGCCGGACCTTTCACTTTAATTTGATAAAACTTTACCactgtacagtgtaataattTGATGTggggaaattttgacgaattcactattgtcaaatatttacaaggaaaattttgacgaatgtGCTGACTTCAGTATTCTAATTAACCAGTCACGTGAGCTTTGATgaggaaaattttgacgaattgcaacaatttgccaaattcatcaaaatttcccccCTTAAATTATTACGCTGTATGGTATATAGTCATGTGCTTGTGTCGAAAGTAAATTgctattacagcaactaacCAGTTGTTGGCTTGTTGaaaacctcaataataaggccactttaTTTTATGGCTGCATAAATGAGGTTTTCAGCAATAGGGCCTAGGTGGTCCTATTAACTGTACATGTATCCAGCTAGTAACTTAACACATGGATACCCAAGAAATAATCCCTACACTACCTGTCAGCACTTTATGGATCCTGTAAGGCCATCATGATATAACAGTATACAGTGAACTGTAGCCAACTCTAACCCTGACACTAATGACCCCCACACTTCTATACAATACTTTATAAACACCTATAGATCTGCACAACAGCTAGTCTACAATACAATGCCAAACCTATGAAAGCACGTGACTGAATGTATATATAATGTCCCGGCTGAGCCAGCCAATCCAAGGATCTTTTACTATTCCCGCTTTAAGTGTGTGCAGCTAGTATAAGCGTCATGCAACCACCGCCACGTGTAGCCTCTTTAAATTTTGATGCACATGATTCGTTCAGACAATAGCGAACTGCTCTTACTTCTCCAAACTGTATCGCTGATAATATAATGGCTAGTATCGAGAACGTGAGCAGAGCTAGTAACCATCGAGAAGACAATACCGAGTAAAATTGTCTCTGCAAAATCTTTGTCCAACTCATCCCATCTAACGCCCACCGTGTGCACTATTTGGAATCATAGTTAAAGAGGTATGGCAGTCCAGAgggtatagtatgttcacgttgagctgaatcctgaaaaacagctaaaaatttttCTCtcacagagttaacatttcagccaaccagatgattattggtaacagcaaaggtgtcaacaacagacacgtacggtttggctctattacaagttcgggaaaggggtgtaatggacactgtacttatatggcttcccataggaaatgtactatgaaaattttgatcggccataaatattatgtcaaacatttgaacaaaaagtattttagcgggtcaagcagtactacagatgagccaaatttcaaaatcatgtgtaattgcatccatgagttattaaatgtttttgaggattcagctcatcgtgaacatactatagttgagTATCGCATAACTGTGTTGTGACTAAATTTGTTACTGCAGCTACCATACATCATCTCGTGTGGTCGGACAGACCAATGACTGTAAGATCGGCCTGGTCATAGATTATCTGCAACACAATGGATAGACCTTCTATGGCACTTGGTTAGGTGAGGATTTTGTCAGCTTACAAGAAGCAATGGTCTGCACAATGGTATTAAATCTGCCTGCACAATGATGGTTGAATCCAGCGTAAGTCTCGGTATTTTTACATATAGACCACTTATGGCTCCAAAAATGGTCCCCTCTGCCAACCCTTCATCCTGGCATCATTTTCTGTTCTTTAAGGCATGGTATATGAAAATCAAGCTAACCAGCTAGTTGAGACTAATTTCTAGGCAGGAACAGTCATGTGTGCATGCAATTTTGCCACATCTGCAACCACACATGTCAACACCTTGCTAATCCAGTttgcatatagctatacatacatgAAAACAAGGCTTTTTAGCATCCAGTTTTAAGTTGTCTCATTGCAGGAATACTGTGTGGCCTTcagggtatatatatatgtattaagGGGGGCTTTTGACCCCCATCCAAGAAATTTTAGTGTGCATGCAATTCTGCTGTAAATCACATCCAGTGATGTTTTATCTTTCTATATGTGACTTAACTAAACAAATGCTTTCAATGTCTAtcttataaatgctatatacAGGTAGAAATGACTTGCAAGTATAGCTTGCATGTAACTTGCAATTTTCTTGCCGGACTTGCACTTTGAGCAGTCCCAACAGCAAGCCTACGtgctaaaacccacaattaaatataTTTGAGTGTTGCACGTATAAAGTATACAGCTAGATGAGTATATAATCAAACAAAAGTGTACAATTTCTTTTAGTAAATTTCTTTTGATTGAGCTAGCTAAACACCAAAATCTGTTAAATTTATAAACCTTTCAGTTGTCAGCACTTTCAAGGTAGCTGCATTCTATAAGATCCTGTCTAGCCACTACTGTTGAATTTGAATGCACTTAGGTGTGCACAACTATTGCATGTACAGGCTGTATAatgggcagatccagggggagATGCTGAGGCCATTTTCAAAGTTCAGATCTAactattttaatagagcagtcaattgtCCTAATAGAAGAGTCACATTTTAATAGTTATTTAGTTTACCTGTACCGACACAGTGAAAATAGTCTAAAATCATATCTCAGAGTGATTAAGTCCTGAAATTATTATATCaccagaatggcatccatgtggccagtataattatgttgtatgcttcaaacttcacataCTGTAACACCACCTCTAAACTCTTTACTAACATACGGCTGTTTAAAATGCTTTTAGAAGACTTTTTGGTGAAAATGgttaccagattcaatctcagaatgcaGAAATTTTCCTGGGTGAACATGCCCCCACATTTAACTGTGCATGCAATGGAAAAATTGGAAACCTATATTCCTTGAGCTTCCCTTGTATGTATAAAATACTTTAGTAGGGGAGTATTCTATATATTAAGGTACTCTAGCCACCAAATACAACACCGAGTCATGCAAATAGCAGTAGCTATTCTAATAAAGGACTGAAGAGGGTCAAATTTCCTTGGTACCGTAGCATGCATTAAGTTGGACAATAGCAACTTTATTAGTCAAGAGCTTACCATAAatagatcaagataccctaacaGAGCCTACTCTCCACAGAGTACTTTCCCAGCAGGCCTCTAATTGACATGCCGGTGGTGTGTGAAGAGTAAGGTCTGGCCACATGAAACTATCTTTGTTATACCACTAGCTAAAGCTACATGTTACAGTCTGGATCCATCCCAGAGAAAGCAAGAGATCAATTCATGTTATAAACTTCATTGCACTGCACTGTTCTTGCCCTTTGTGTAGCTACCTTTACTTAATTGTGCTGCCAAACTTTATTAATTGGTGGTCCTGCAGGAAAGCATAATTATGTCACACCAAATCTGGTAACCTCACAAAAGGACAATATTATAGATAAAATTTGACAGCAAGAATTTGATGGTCCCCCAAACTATATCTGGAAGCATGACTAAACACTAGATGagcatgtacatacagtagagtGCATACACAGGAAATAAGCGTTCTATCATGTAAAAGTTATGCCAGACTATAATTTGTATTGACCGCAaagtgtgcatgtatatatagttCCAAGGTTGTTGTAAAAGAACACTCACAATAACCTGAAATCTGCTGCAGGTCTACAGTGGGATCTAGGATTTCAAAAGGGGATTTCTGAAAATCAATAATTATAGTATCTGGTACTTCACACCGCTTATTGGCAGACACTACTCCAGTATGACCAAACACAATAGGTATCACCTCGACCGTCATGTGGTATATACATTATAGATGGGAATGGTAAATATTTGTGAACTTACTCTTCCTGTTAACCTCTAAATCATGGTTCTCTCACAACCTCTCTGGTTTGTGAAAACTCAACAACCAAATTATTATGGAGAGGATCTCCAAAGGAAGTAAATTTTCTTGTGAGGAAAGGTGAAGAGTACAATGTCCAGGTGGTAACTAGCATCAGTGATGGAGGGAGCTGAATTGTAGATGGAAATCCAGTGAAAAGCCACCATTACTATTACTACTACCGCTACTAAAACCTCCTGGGGCTGGAAGGAGGGGTTCAATGGCCCAAGAAACACAAGTGCAAGAAGGCTATACTGAAAgcctgtgtgtatatatatacgtagAATAAGTAGTCAGAAACTTAAAACTAAAACGTTGTAGAAAACAGATTGCCGGAGTAAATTCTATACCTTGATCCATAGACAGCTTGCAGTTTGCAATGGGAGTGGTACACATTACAGTAAAGTTTGAACTATATAGAACACAAAAggataccatcctggtgccagCTAAGCATGCCAATTCTGAGATATTAGACTATTTTACCATGCtgttttaaaataataattatcataaagtgcatgtgactgctctgttagagtaaatTAGAGCATCCCAATTTTTTCAAGCATTGATCAATAAGTATAGTAGGTATACATGTAGGGAGCCACGCCCCCTGTCCATGTTTCCACTGCATGCAAGAGATCTAATTACATACTAATTATTGAATCCTGCCCCCTTCTGGGAAATCACACCACAAGAAACCATACAAATTCAAAAATGTCACACCTCATGACCTATATTGGTAAGCATACAAGTAGGACATGCATGCAGCTTGAAGGGATTTGCTATTGCTAGTCCAGTACAGTTTGCCTGGCATTGGAAATGCTTTATTATAACAAAATTTCAGCCCTACTGAAATGATGAGTGCATAATCACAACTGATCATGAACAAGGCCATGCGTTGCTTCAAGTTAGGTATACGGCAGCAATAAATCAGCAATTTTTTGGTCTAAAAATGCAAAATGTTTTATTTAAAGTAACCAGTCTATACCTTATATAGCCTATCTCCTTTGTACTCCATCTGTATGCTTCATCACCAGTGTCATTGAAACAGCAGAACAGCATGCAGGTGAAAACATCATTTGGTTGCAAAGAAAGTTCTTAGAAACAATGATTGCTACTTCATCTCTGCCATGAGAAAAAGCCTCTTGAAGGTTTACATGAATGAAGGCTGTTGGAGGAATTCTTTGAATGTTGGTCACTACTGGTCTCTGTAGTATACATGGAAACATGCGTTACTCCAGAACTTCTCACGAAGCACTATCAACTCTTCAGATTCTGAAAGCTGAGTGACATGGTAGCTAAGCTGCCAAGAACTCTTGTATGGAGAAATGAACATCATTTTGCAGTAAGCCACTGTGGGATGGTAAAGATTAGCTTGTTGTCATTTAGTGCTGTGAGAGATAACTT
The nucleotide sequence above comes from Dysidea avara chromosome 3, odDysAvar1.4, whole genome shotgun sequence. Encoded proteins:
- the LOC136250111 gene encoding N-acetylglucosamine-1-phosphotransferase subunits alpha/beta-like, which codes for MSWTKILQRQFYSVLSSRWLLALLTFSILAIILSAIQFGEVLLEWSVEQYEAQFSLYRDNIAGKSFEKRFVPDLPVDIVYTWVNGSDPILLRDLELLKSKEEQSSRNSSHGNVTCPFMNCVSCDAVIMDGRGNENMTSDDITRDIPLLYGTNEITRLNSTTDDLVYYIKLPHQELVEQLLFSSHGNKFKRAFVTTDRTLFGVHKLPDVAIVMNASNRTHLPGVTQLVHKGNMSLVYYQPGILDQVMNGSELWTPPSHAIVFQAYLLWQPFRLPGVANSNSSNNNKSEEKKRDDLSVNRFYDNEELRYSLRSVDMFAPWIRRIYLVTNGQIPSWLQVDHPRLTIVTHEEIFTNHSHLPTFSSPAIETHLHRIPGLSRHFIYLNDDVMFGDHVTPEDFVTGSRGYKVYMAWSVPYCAEGCPPNWINDKYCDRACNNSMCDFDGEDCKNRTSTGSSWHTSQPYRGVGGAPQCSPGCIPSWLGDRYCDHVCRVAECGFDTADCGTEDYANLYGVMLSHDQHYIIPTGVRAAYFNLSNLFYNHTLSTAEMTQNGVVVSAIVSQKFMVLTVVFHNKLNRTTIAMTITGTNSAGNKTLVRFNITMDTSIDPAQNGTTPPYSFPQFNTTSPEFIDKVAMTIQSSDHSINYWVTERTATGTFEPHPLLANISTNITGLPNNITEALSQLEKEYTIGDLTHQGLLRRQHILLAPFINESHENHVIGRRLLSLDDQQLADWVADSKRKQLSLDGDMKRAIWQWEWQHGPWHGSYRRQQHMGKLPWEKDMPLQPQNDYTLPRRQGRHLLDTFADSLRYVNKLYNKVYGYVSRKVPAHMPHMINKDIIQQLQDTFPEEFEQTSSHKLRTIYDMQFSFAYFYYVISSKEQVSIAEVFKEMDVDLTGILSTRELRTLMTRLYELPIYLETIEKFENMLKNCSQNYTGEIPVIPNEDYQYLYDPNLPLVTLEFLQHCTPLVKKMNDTMATRQRYKTEELGEDDISFKMINENATLVLEQLDWVRKHKRKFICINDNINHNIEGAEMARMVLRDFFESLFPNPSQFELPRQYRNRFLYMSELKEWQQEQDTRQFYFRAAMVMMMSLTTCLFFHGKLVQLRRKITYWLFPRRRRDHTEC